Proteins encoded within one genomic window of Leptolyngbya sp. SIO1E4:
- a CDS encoding PEP-CTERM sorting domain-containing protein (PEP-CTERM proteins occur, often in large numbers, in the proteomes of bacteria that also encode an exosortase, a predicted intramembrane cysteine proteinase. The presence of a PEP-CTERM domain at a protein's C-terminus predicts cleavage within the sorting domain, followed by covalent anchoring to some some component of the (usually Gram-negative) cell surface. Many PEP-CTERM proteins exhibit an unusual sequence composition that includes large numbers of potential glycosylation sites. Expression of one such protein has been shown restore the ability of a bacterium to form floc, a type of biofilm.), which produces MKRTLMIAAAGAVGTTLWTMPAMAIDFNFNFDNALNGGGTVTGVIRGLEEGTGAATSVEVLSNTTGLGIGEYVGNPLTNSWTVLGGEIVAFDFLSAGVLNTPPAVTDALLFFDSTELSGASFRAGVAPSPGPFVTGSGFVSTEDIGLTFTRFDEEPESVPEPASMLGLLTIGATVVGGALKKKTAQVPSNEV; this is translated from the coding sequence ATGAAACGAACTTTAATGATTGCTGCGGCTGGTGCTGTAGGAACTACGCTGTGGACTATGCCCGCTATGGCTATTGACTTTAACTTTAATTTCGACAATGCGTTGAATGGCGGCGGAACGGTAACAGGTGTCATTCGAGGGTTAGAGGAAGGTACCGGAGCTGCAACGAGTGTGGAAGTTTTGAGCAACACCACAGGCTTAGGCATTGGTGAGTATGTCGGAAATCCTCTTACAAACTCGTGGACCGTGTTGGGTGGGGAGATTGTTGCATTTGATTTTCTCTCGGCTGGTGTTCTTAATACCCCTCCTGCCGTAACAGATGCCTTGCTTTTCTTTGATTCAACTGAATTGTCGGGGGCTTCATTTCGAGCAGGAGTTGCCCCAAGCCCTGGTCCATTTGTTACTGGCAGTGGCTTTGTTTCCACTGAAGATATTGGCTTGACTTTTACCCGTTTCGATGAAGAACCTGAATCTGTCCCTGAACCGGCTTCCATGCTCGGCTTGTTAACCATCGGTGCCACAGTTGTAGGTGGTGCACTTAAGAAGAAGACTGCTCAAGTACCCTCGAATGAAGTCTAA
- a CDS encoding tetratricopeptide repeat protein — protein MSTRRFRIAFSFAGEKRAFVKAVAAILAEQFGEDKILYDEYHEAEFARYNLGIYLPQLYGEQSDLIVPVLCPRYDVKRWTGWEWTHIYGLLTRADGPRVMPCRFEYATADGLSPAAGFVELDHKTPAQAATLILERLALNEGQPKGYYTKDAGSSSGRSRANIPNNLPRLPAFFGREAELQKIAAALAPDARAWGALIDGPGGIGKTALAIRAAELIPAGRFRRIIFLSSKERELTADGQRALGDFVLPSYLEMLNAIARELAQPDLAKSPEAERSEAVLRALREAEVLLVLDNLETLPASDRDQLFAFLNRLPRGCSALVTSRRRADASASIVRLDKLTPSAALALLAELAKHNDQLAHTPEPERRALYEETGGNPLLMRWVVGQLGLGRCKTINYALAFLRSAPAANNPLEFIFGDLLDTFTTNETKVLAALTHFTTPMAAKFIAELASLNEAAAQGALSDLANRALVLPDLEDCYFALVPMVADFLRRKQPEVIKETSNRLEEYAYALIVENGYQNYERFPLLADAWPTVAPAIPLFLAGPNPRLQTVCDALDDFLDFTGRWDEWLSLSQQAEARAIAADDLYYAGWRARQAGWIHSLRQQADAVLACADQVAAHWQAAQAGARERAIAIRLRGIGHQLKQDYPAALIAYREVLDLHRSLSVESKDVALTLNDLADVEQLSGNFTAAERHYREALRVARAVGYTEGVAIFTGNLAALALDREDWSGAEALAREALPLVERVGHQELIASNCNRIAKALVRQGQAAEALPYARRAVAIFTQLGSPRLASAQATLQACEG, from the coding sequence ATGAGTACCCGGCGTTTCCGCATCGCCTTCTCCTTTGCGGGAGAAAAGCGAGCGTTTGTCAAAGCAGTGGCCGCCATCCTCGCCGAGCAGTTTGGCGAGGATAAAATTCTCTACGACGAGTATCACGAGGCAGAGTTTGCCCGATATAACCTCGGCATATATCTACCACAGCTCTATGGTGAACAGTCAGACCTCATCGTCCCGGTGCTCTGCCCACGTTACGATGTGAAGCGCTGGACAGGGTGGGAATGGACTCACATTTATGGATTACTCACCCGAGCGGATGGCCCGCGCGTCATGCCCTGCCGGTTCGAGTACGCCACCGCCGATGGCCTGAGCCCCGCCGCTGGGTTCGTCGAACTCGATCACAAGACGCCAGCACAAGCCGCTACGCTCATTCTCGAACGGCTGGCCCTCAATGAAGGCCAGCCCAAAGGCTACTACACAAAAGACGCTGGCAGTAGCAGCGGGCGCTCAAGGGCCAACATCCCCAACAACCTGCCGCGCCTGCCCGCCTTCTTCGGGCGCGAGGCGGAGCTGCAGAAAATCGCCGCAGCCCTCGCGCCCGATGCGCGGGCTTGGGGGGCGCTGATTGATGGCCCCGGTGGCATCGGCAAAACGGCCCTCGCCATTCGGGCCGCCGAATTGATCCCTGCTGGGCGCTTCCGACGCATCATATTCCTCTCATCAAAGGAGCGCGAACTCACCGCCGATGGGCAGCGGGCGCTGGGAGACTTCGTGCTGCCAAGCTATCTGGAAATGCTTAATGCCATTGCCCGTGAGTTAGCGCAGCCAGATTTGGCGAAATCGCCGGAAGCCGAGCGCTCAGAGGCAGTCCTGCGGGCCTTGCGGGAGGCCGAGGTCTTGCTGGTGCTCGACAATCTTGAAACCCTGCCTGCAAGCGACCGCGACCAGCTTTTTGCCTTCCTCAATCGTCTCCCTCGGGGCTGTAGCGCCCTTGTCACCAGCCGCCGCCGGGCCGATGCGAGCGCCAGCATCGTGCGCCTCGATAAGCTTACCCCCTCTGCTGCCCTGGCCCTCCTTGCCGAGCTGGCCAAGCACAATGACCAACTGGCCCACACCCCCGAACCAGAACGCCGCGCCCTCTATGAAGAAACCGGTGGCAACCCACTGCTGATGCGCTGGGTTGTGGGGCAGCTTGGCCTGGGCCGCTGCAAAACTATCAACTATGCCCTCGCGTTCTTGCGTAGTGCCCCTGCGGCGAATAACCCGTTGGAATTTATCTTCGGCGACCTGCTCGACACCTTCACCACCAATGAAACCAAAGTGCTCGCCGCCCTCACCCATTTCACCACGCCAATGGCGGCAAAATTCATCGCCGAACTGGCCAGCCTCAATGAAGCGGCTGCCCAAGGTGCCCTGAGCGATCTCGCCAACCGGGCTCTGGTACTACCAGACTTAGAAGACTGCTACTTTGCCCTCGTGCCCATGGTTGCTGACTTCCTGCGGCGGAAACAGCCAGAGGTCATCAAGGAGACCAGCAACCGCCTGGAGGAGTATGCCTACGCCCTCATTGTCGAGAACGGTTATCAGAATTATGAGCGCTTTCCCCTGCTCGCTGACGCTTGGCCCACCGTGGCCCCCGCGATCCCGCTTTTCCTCGCTGGCCCCAATCCCCGCCTGCAAACCGTGTGCGATGCGCTCGATGACTTCCTCGACTTCACAGGTCGCTGGGATGAATGGCTTTCTCTCAGCCAACAGGCAGAAGCCAGGGCGATCGCGGCGGACGATCTATACTATGCGGGCTGGCGAGCTCGTCAAGCGGGATGGATTCACTCTCTGCGCCAGCAGGCAGACGCGGTGCTAGCCTGTGCCGACCAAGTGGCGGCGCACTGGCAGGCGGCACAGGCCGGTGCCCGTGAGCGCGCCATCGCCATCCGCTTGCGGGGCATCGGGCATCAATTAAAGCAGGATTACCCCGCCGCGCTCATTGCCTATCGCGAGGTGCTTGACCTGCATCGCAGTTTGTCTGTTGAGAGCAAGGATGTGGCTCTTACCCTGAATGACCTCGCCGACGTCGAGCAGCTCTCTGGCAATTTCACGGCAGCAGAGCGGCATTATCGCGAAGCGCTGCGGGTGGCCCGTGCGGTGGGTTACACTGAGGGCGTGGCCATCTTCACCGGCAATCTGGCTGCCCTGGCTCTGGACCGGGAAGACTGGTCGGGAGCCGAGGCTCTGGCCCGCGAGGCGCTGCCCTTGGTGGAAAGAGTGGGTCACCAGGAATTGATCGCCTCGAATTGTAACCGCATTGCCAAAGCCCTAGTGCGCCAGGGCCAAGCTGCCGAGGCCCTGCCCTACGCTCGTCGGGCCGTGGCCATCTTCACTCAGCTCGGCTCACCCAGGCTCGCCAGTGCTCAGGCAACGCTACAGGCGTGCGAGGGCTGA